The nucleotide sequence AGTGCGTTAGGTGAAAGAACCAATGAGATTGTAAGCAGTGGAATTGATTTATTCTCTAATCATATACCGTTAGTTCCATACAGAAACAAAACGGTCAATTCCAATTTTCTAAGGGATGATAAAACGAACCAATATGAGTTGACAGCCAAGAAGTTCACATTCCCCGATATACTAGACAACATTAATACGGAATCCGATGGTCATGATATCTCATTGAGTTTGAAATGTGAAGAAAGCGTCGATGGACCAGTCAGATATTACGATAATCCACTCTGGGAACATTCGTTACGGTATCGACGAAGTATTGATATCTATGAACTCGTGAACAGACCTCTTTCACACACCCCGGGGTTCCACcatttattcaattatttgAGCAAGAGGCTCCCTCGTGACAAATTGATCCAGATCAGTAAAGAATTGAGTGAGTTCAGACCGATCTTCTTTGAATGTTCTATAGAACTGACCGAGCAAGATCTAATCTTCATGGAGCAAGGATACCAGAGAACGCTACTTGAGTACAGTAAGATGATCTTCAAGTCCGGAACACCTACATGCATCTGGAGGAGGAACGGACAGATATCGTTCATCAACGAAGAGTTTGAGATCCTCACAGGGTGGAAACGACAACAATTATTGGGGAAGATGACATTTATTGTAGAAATATTGGACGATGACAGCGTGGTAGATTACTTCAAAACATTTTCAAAGATTGCATACAAGGAATACAAAGGGTCTGAAGTGATGTACAATTGCAAAATTCTTACCAGCGTAAAAGAGGCAAAGATGAATTGCAACTGCATCTGGACGCTGAGAGAAGATTTTACAGGGCTTCCTCTAATGATTGTTGCCAACTTCATGCCTCTGttatagaaataatatacCAAAAACAAGAACAGGGGGGCTCCTCTTACCATATATGACTTGACATGCATTTTATAGACTtaaatattagaaattaaatgataatacaCAAGCATCTTACATCTCATAGGCACTTAAAACCATTGAACTTGGGCCTTTCCAGCTGAGAAGCCCTTATGTTGCGCTTACCCGACCTTTAATGGTGTGATCACTTACAACGGCAGAAACCTGGCGGCAAAAGAAGGCGCTCCACTTTcctttttcaaaaattgtaTAAATAGACAGGACTATTTGGGGGGGCAAATATATTGTACTCTTTACTAATGGTACTATTTATAAAACTGTTTTGATATTTAAAGGAGAGTGATTCGATAATATTGTCGGACTACTACAGAGCAGGCGTTTCTTGAGGATCATAACGGTATAAATTAGAAAGAAAAATCGTGAAGTCATTATTTACTTCTCAAGCAGCTATATACAAGCTAAGATCCAGTttaagaaaaagaaaagtatTTC is from Tetrapisispora phaffii CBS 4417 chromosome 14, complete genome and encodes:
- the ERT1 gene encoding Ert1p (similar to Saccharomyces cerevisiae YBR239C; ancestral locus Anc_6.152) yields the protein MMTEGARRKRSKTACLNCSKAHASCEEKRPCSRCVMRGVDDTCIDKPRKKSKYMHGINEKQILLPVPVPTYFESALGERTNEIVSSGIDLFSNHIPLVPYRNKTVNSNFLRDDKTNQYELTAKKFTFPDILDNINTESDGHDISLSLKCEESVDGPVRYYDNPLWEHSLRYRRSIDIYELVNRPLSHTPGFHHLFNYLSKRLPRDKLIQISKELSEFRPIFFECSIELTEQDLIFMEQGYQRTLLEYSKMIFKSGTPTCIWRRNGQISFINEEFEILTGWKRQQLLGKMTFIVEILDDDSVVDYFKTFSKIAYKEYKGSEVMYNCKILTSVKEAKMNCNCIWTLREDFTGLPLMIVANFMPLL